ATGTCAAATTCATCACCGTTGTATGTAATAACAAACGGATAATCCAAAATTATCTTGAATGCATCTTCAATCATATTTTTTTCTTCATTTTGTGCGTAAAATGTCGCCTTGACCCCTTCAGGGAGATCGTTTTTGCCATCATTGGAGCCGTCCTTGCGCAAAACAAAGATCTGTTTTAGTCCGTCTGTTCCCTCAAATCCAATTGCTGTGACTCGCTTTTCTGCTATTTTCGGGTCTGGAATTCTTCCAATCTCAGATTCTACCTCAATGTCAAAGCTGAGTCGCTTTATTTTCGGTATTGGCTGGTTGAGAAGCTCCGCCCACTGTGAAATGTATTCTTGGAATTCCTTTGTGTTTACAATTCCTTTTGCAGTGTTTACATCCAGTAAAAGGCTCTTCATAGCTAGCGCGACATCTTCTGTCACCTCAAAGTCATGCGGAACTATCTTGCCTTCCTTTATTTCATAAAATTTGCCAACTATGAGGCTTCTATCGTACAGATAGTTCTCATAATATTTGATGTCAGATTCCCATGTTTCTATGATGTTTCGAATGCTCTTGTCTGTCTGGGTTCCACCTATTGTCAGGGGATCAGTTACTATGATTTTTGATACTTCGGATTCCTTGTCCTTGAGAAAGTCTCTTCTTTTAACAGATTCTATCTTTATGATGTCTTTTCTGTTTTTAAGAAATGATAACTCGTCAGGATGTAATTTGGAGTAACAATATGGTTTATGGCCAATTTCATCTGCCCATAAAATCACTTTTTCTGATTGTGGATTATAAAATTTCAGAATTGCTGCTTGTTTTTGGCTGTCATATGTTGCTGAGACCAAAAGTGATGGACCAAGTGTTTTTAGCGTTTGTTCTTGTGCTTGCATTATACATTACCGCTTTGGCTCATCTAGTAGCATGTATGCCCAGCGCTGAACCTTCTTTTTGTCTAGCCTTATGATTTCAATTCCCGCCTCCCTCATTAGGTCATAGTCGGCTTCAGGGTACGTATCCAAGCAAATTATTTTTTTGATGCCTATTGTGATTGCCATTTTAGAGCACTCTAGGCATGGAACAAATGTCGTGTAGAGTATGGCGTCCTTCGTTCCTGCCTCTATTCCCATTATGGCACAATGCATTATCGCATTTGCCTCTGCGTGGTTACACAGACACCTATCAAGTGATGCACCGGATTCAATTTTGCCCTCCATTCTAAGCTGACATCGATTGCATCCACCCTCAAAACAATTCTTTACACCGGGAGGTGTTCCGTTGTATCCTGTTGCTATCTGACGATTATTTCTAACAATTACTGCGCCAACTTGACGTGTCATGCAATTGGATCGAAGCTTGGCAAGCTCTGCTTGAAGCATAAAGTATTCATCCCAACTAGGGCGCTCAAAGCTTGCACACATGAATCGTAGTACGATAATTCAATATTTAGGGTGATCCATTGTTTAATTCAGAATTAACCTATGGATTGCA
The genomic region above belongs to Nitrososphaerota archaeon and contains:
- a CDS encoding dCMP deaminase family protein, whose amino-acid sequence is MCASFERPSWDEYFMLQAELAKLRSNCMTRQVGAVIVRNNRQIATGYNGTPPGVKNCFEGGCNRCQLRMEGKIESGASLDRCLCNHAEANAIMHCAIMGIEAGTKDAILYTTFVPCLECSKMAITIGIKKIICLDTYPEADYDLMREAGIEIIRLDKKKVQRWAYMLLDEPKR